From a region of the Coffea arabica cultivar ET-39 chromosome 3e, Coffea Arabica ET-39 HiFi, whole genome shotgun sequence genome:
- the LOC113735244 gene encoding large ribosomal subunit protein uL6c isoform X1: protein MATSLGASSPNCNLKSPFTGMRVPRIAVVGYQHAKFVTRRTIVECKDSRIGKQLIEVPSNVTLTVDGQDLKVKGPLGELALTYPKEILLQRDDSGLRVRKSIETRRANQMHGLFRTLTNNMVVGVSKGFEKRLQLVGVGYRATIEGKDIVLSLGFSHPVRMTIPDGLQVKVEDNTRIIVGGFDKSAIGQFAASIRKWRPPEPYKGKGVKYADEVIRRKEGKAGKKK from the exons ATGGCTACGTCACTTGGTGCTTCCTCACCAAACTG CAATTTGAAATCTCCATTCACTGGAATGCGTGTACCCCGTATTGCTGTTGTGGGTTATCAACATGCTAAGTTTGTGACAAGGAGGACAATTGTGGAATGCAAAGACTCAAGAATTGGAAAGCAGCTGATTGAAGTACCTTCAAATGTTACCTTAACAGTTGATGGCCAAGATTTGAAAGTCAAGGGTCCTCTTGGGGAGCTTGCTCTTACTTATCCGAAAGAGATATTGCTCCAGAGGGATGACTCTGGTCTTAGAGTCAGAAAGTCAATAGAGACTAGAAGAGCCAATCAAATGCATGGTTTATTCAG GACTCTTACTAACAACATGGTGGTAGGTGTGTCAAAAGGATTTGAGAAAAGGCTTCAATTGGTAGGTGTGGGTTATCGTGCAACAATTGAAGGAAAAGATATAGTACTTAGTCTTGGATTCTCTCATCCAGTCAGGATGACAATCCCGGATGGCCTGCAAGTGAAAGTTGAAGATAATACCAGAATTATTGTTGGTGGTTTTGACAAATCTGCTATTGGTCAATTTGCTGCTTCAATTAGGAAATGGAGGCCGCCAGAGCCATATAAAGGTAAGGGTGTAAAATATGCTGACGAGGTAATAAGAAGGAAGGAAGGTAAAGCAGGGAAGAAAAAGTGA
- the LOC113735245 gene encoding apyrase 2-like isoform X1 has protein sequence MEKMLKRNRQQQPDYYYHSLLDKIQRYRGVFLVISLPLLLVMFVLFLMPARSPSDSLPRKFSPMNANANARSYAVIFDAGSSGSRVHVFCFDSHLDLVPIGKDLELFEQKKPGLSAYANDPEAAANSLQELLQKAEAVVPPELRQKTPVRVGATAGLRQLEGDTSDRILQAVRDFLKNKSSLTSKADWVTVIDGNQEGAYQWVTINYLSGKLGKKHSRTVGVVDLGGGSVQMAYAISESDAAKAPKLPDGEDAYVQEMYLKGTKYYLYVHSYLHYGLLAARAEILKAGVESSNPCILAGFDGSYKYGGKEYPSSASPSGSSLDGCREVALKALKVNDSACTHMKCTFGGVWNGGGGDGQKNLFVASFFFDRATEAGFVDPLAHVAKVHPVDFEEAAKRACQTRLEDAKSTYSHVEPDNLPYLCMDLVYQFTLLVDGFGLDPWQEITLVKKVEYKNSSVEAAWPLGSAIEVVSSLT, from the exons ATGGAGAAGATGCTAAAACGGAACAGGCAGCAGCAGCCTGATTACTATTATCATTCCCTTTTGGACAAGATCCAGAGGTATCGAGGTGTCTTCCTCGTCATTTCCCTCCCTCTTCTTCTCGTCATGTTTGTCCTCTTTCTAATGCCTGCCCGCTCCCCTTCCGATTCTCTCCCCCGCAAGTTCTCACCCATGAATGCCAATGCCAACGCCCGCTCCTACGCTGTCATCTTCGACGCTGGCAGCTCTGGCAGTCGGGTTCACGTCTTCTGCTTTGACTCCCACCTGGATCTTGTCCCCATCGGTAAAGATCTTGAACTTTTCGAACAG AAAAAACCGGGTCTCAGTGCATATGCGAATGACCCTGAAGCTGCTGCCAATTCCTTACAGGAGCTTCTCCAGAAGGCCGAAGCTGTTGTTCCCCCAGAATTGCGTCAAAAAACACCGGTCAGGGTTGGG GCAACTGCAGGTCTAAGGCAACTGGAAGGAGATACCTCTGATAGGATTTTGCAAGCG GTTAGGGATTTTTTAAAGAACAAAAGCAGCCTCACGTCAAAGGCAGATTGGGTCACAGTTATTGATGGCAATCAGGAAGGTGCTTATCAGTGG GTGACCATCAACTATCTCTCGGGGAAATTGGGAAAAAAACATTCCCGTACTGTCGGCGTGGTCGATCTTGGTGGTGGATCTGTCCAAATGGCTTATGCTATCTCAGAATCAGATGCTGCGAAGGCTCCAAAATTACCAGATGGAGAGGATGCCTATGTCCAGGAAATGTATCTGAAGGGGACAAAATATTACCTTTATGTGCACAG TTACTTGCACTATGGCTTACTAGCAGCTCGTGCTGAGATATTGAAGGCTGGTGTAGAATCCAGTAATCCATGCATCTTGGCAGGCTTTGATG GGTCTTACAAATATGGAGGGAAAGAATATCCATCATCCGCCTCACCATCTGGTTCCAGTTTGGATGGATGTAGGGAAGTAGCTCTTAAAGCTCTCAAAGTAAATGATTCAGCGTGCACCCACATGAAATGCACATTTGGTGGGGTATGGAATGGTGGAGGTGGGGATGGTCAAAAGAATCTCTTTGTTGCATCATTTTTCTTCGACAGAGCTACTGAG GCTGGTTTTGTTGATCCGCTTGCTCATGTAGCAAAAGTTCATCCAGTTGATTTTGAGGAAGCTGCTAAGCGTGCTTGTCAAACCAGGCTTGAAGATGCCAAATCTACATATTCTCATGTGGAGCCTGATAACCTACCGTACTTGTGCATGGATCTTGTGTATCAGTTCACCTTGCTTGTAGATGGGTTTG GCCTTGATCCTTGGCAGGAGATTACTTTGGTGAAAAAGGTTGAGTACAAAAATTCCTCAGTTGAAGCGGCGTGGCCACTTGGTAGCGCAATAGAAGTTGTGTCATCTTTGACATAG
- the LOC113735244 gene encoding large ribosomal subunit protein uL6c isoform X2: MRVPRIAVVGYQHAKFVTRRTIVECKDSRIGKQLIEVPSNVTLTVDGQDLKVKGPLGELALTYPKEILLQRDDSGLRVRKSIETRRANQMHGLFRTLTNNMVVGVSKGFEKRLQLVGVGYRATIEGKDIVLSLGFSHPVRMTIPDGLQVKVEDNTRIIVGGFDKSAIGQFAASIRKWRPPEPYKGKGVKYADEVIRRKEGKAGKKK, translated from the exons ATGCGTGTACCCCGTATTGCTGTTGTGGGTTATCAACATGCTAAGTTTGTGACAAGGAGGACAATTGTGGAATGCAAAGACTCAAGAATTGGAAAGCAGCTGATTGAAGTACCTTCAAATGTTACCTTAACAGTTGATGGCCAAGATTTGAAAGTCAAGGGTCCTCTTGGGGAGCTTGCTCTTACTTATCCGAAAGAGATATTGCTCCAGAGGGATGACTCTGGTCTTAGAGTCAGAAAGTCAATAGAGACTAGAAGAGCCAATCAAATGCATGGTTTATTCAG GACTCTTACTAACAACATGGTGGTAGGTGTGTCAAAAGGATTTGAGAAAAGGCTTCAATTGGTAGGTGTGGGTTATCGTGCAACAATTGAAGGAAAAGATATAGTACTTAGTCTTGGATTCTCTCATCCAGTCAGGATGACAATCCCGGATGGCCTGCAAGTGAAAGTTGAAGATAATACCAGAATTATTGTTGGTGGTTTTGACAAATCTGCTATTGGTCAATTTGCTGCTTCAATTAGGAAATGGAGGCCGCCAGAGCCATATAAAGGTAAGGGTGTAAAATATGCTGACGAGGTAATAAGAAGGAAGGAAGGTAAAGCAGGGAAGAAAAAGTGA
- the LOC113735245 gene encoding apyrase 2-like isoform X2 has product MNANANARSYAVIFDAGSSGSRVHVFCFDSHLDLVPIGKDLELFEQKKPGLSAYANDPEAAANSLQELLQKAEAVVPPELRQKTPVRVGATAGLRQLEGDTSDRILQAVRDFLKNKSSLTSKADWVTVIDGNQEGAYQWVTINYLSGKLGKKHSRTVGVVDLGGGSVQMAYAISESDAAKAPKLPDGEDAYVQEMYLKGTKYYLYVHSYLHYGLLAARAEILKAGVESSNPCILAGFDGSYKYGGKEYPSSASPSGSSLDGCREVALKALKVNDSACTHMKCTFGGVWNGGGGDGQKNLFVASFFFDRATEAGFVDPLAHVAKVHPVDFEEAAKRACQTRLEDAKSTYSHVEPDNLPYLCMDLVYQFTLLVDGFGLDPWQEITLVKKVEYKNSSVEAAWPLGSAIEVVSSLT; this is encoded by the exons ATGAATGCCAATGCCAACGCCCGCTCCTACGCTGTCATCTTCGACGCTGGCAGCTCTGGCAGTCGGGTTCACGTCTTCTGCTTTGACTCCCACCTGGATCTTGTCCCCATCGGTAAAGATCTTGAACTTTTCGAACAG AAAAAACCGGGTCTCAGTGCATATGCGAATGACCCTGAAGCTGCTGCCAATTCCTTACAGGAGCTTCTCCAGAAGGCCGAAGCTGTTGTTCCCCCAGAATTGCGTCAAAAAACACCGGTCAGGGTTGGG GCAACTGCAGGTCTAAGGCAACTGGAAGGAGATACCTCTGATAGGATTTTGCAAGCG GTTAGGGATTTTTTAAAGAACAAAAGCAGCCTCACGTCAAAGGCAGATTGGGTCACAGTTATTGATGGCAATCAGGAAGGTGCTTATCAGTGG GTGACCATCAACTATCTCTCGGGGAAATTGGGAAAAAAACATTCCCGTACTGTCGGCGTGGTCGATCTTGGTGGTGGATCTGTCCAAATGGCTTATGCTATCTCAGAATCAGATGCTGCGAAGGCTCCAAAATTACCAGATGGAGAGGATGCCTATGTCCAGGAAATGTATCTGAAGGGGACAAAATATTACCTTTATGTGCACAG TTACTTGCACTATGGCTTACTAGCAGCTCGTGCTGAGATATTGAAGGCTGGTGTAGAATCCAGTAATCCATGCATCTTGGCAGGCTTTGATG GGTCTTACAAATATGGAGGGAAAGAATATCCATCATCCGCCTCACCATCTGGTTCCAGTTTGGATGGATGTAGGGAAGTAGCTCTTAAAGCTCTCAAAGTAAATGATTCAGCGTGCACCCACATGAAATGCACATTTGGTGGGGTATGGAATGGTGGAGGTGGGGATGGTCAAAAGAATCTCTTTGTTGCATCATTTTTCTTCGACAGAGCTACTGAG GCTGGTTTTGTTGATCCGCTTGCTCATGTAGCAAAAGTTCATCCAGTTGATTTTGAGGAAGCTGCTAAGCGTGCTTGTCAAACCAGGCTTGAAGATGCCAAATCTACATATTCTCATGTGGAGCCTGATAACCTACCGTACTTGTGCATGGATCTTGTGTATCAGTTCACCTTGCTTGTAGATGGGTTTG GCCTTGATCCTTGGCAGGAGATTACTTTGGTGAAAAAGGTTGAGTACAAAAATTCCTCAGTTGAAGCGGCGTGGCCACTTGGTAGCGCAATAGAAGTTGTGTCATCTTTGACATAG